In Rhodococcus pseudokoreensis, the DNA window CGTCAGTGACTGTGGGCGGCGTGCCTTCTGCATATCCGCAGAAAGGCGCGCACGCTGGGCGAGAGGCGGTTCGACTGACTGATCACTACTGCTTGCCGCACGATGGGTGGGCCGAACTGGGCAATGCGGCAACCGAGTTGAGCTGCGATTCGGGCCCGATCCGGTAGGACGATGGCCGCCCCGAGCCCCTGCGCGGCGAGGTATATGAATGTTTCGCGGTGTTCGGTTCGCACGGTGATGGCGTCGTCGATGCGCTGATCGAGCTTACGTAACTGGCGATACACCGTGGATTCCTCCCAATAAGGCCCGACGATCAGTCCGTATTCGAGCAGATCTTCGATGCGGACGGTGGATGTGTGGACCTCGGCATCAGGGGGGAACACCGCAAAGAACGTTTGCTCCTCCAGGTGCAGCGACGCGAGGCCACCAAAACTTGAGGGGAGTTCGGTGATGCCGATGTCTACGCGCCCCTCCCGAACGGAGTCAGCGACGCCTCTGATCGAGCGTGTTCGTGGTTGATCCACTGTAACCACGACTCCAGGGTGTGCTGTGCGGAACTCGGCGACCAAGCCGGCAAGCGGCTCGACGGCCAGGGTGGGAAGTGCTGCAATGGTCAGTTCGCCGGCGAGCACTCCGCGCAGGTCCGCTGCGGTCGCGTGAACGAGTGCCACAGAATTCAGAGCCGCTCGGATCACCGGTTCCATCGTCTCGCCCGTTTCTGTCAAACGAAGGGGCCTCGAGTGCCGTTGATACAGTTCGACGCCCAGGCTTTCCTCCAGCCTGCGCAGCGCCTGGGACACCGCGGACGGGCTCAACCCGAGTCGTGTGGCCGCCGCACCGACACCGCCACTGTCGAGGACCTCGAGGAATACCTCGAAGAGGCGGGTGTGGCTCGCGGCGCTATCCATGCCCGAACCCTGTCGCAGTCCGTTCGGTCATTGCATCCCGGGCGATCTCGACGAACGCGAGCGCCGATGCGTATTCGGCATCCGGCGGCCGCAGCAGCACCAACGGCTGGGTGATCGGTGGGTCCAAACGAACAACCCTCAACCCCAGCGTGTCTCGTGCGAGGAGTGCCTGACGATCCGGAAGTACGGCGGCGCCGGCGCCACCCAGTACGAGCGGCAACACGGACTCCTCGTGTTCGGTCTCGACGGCGATGGACCGGGCGACTATGTCTGCGCCGGAGATGGTTTCGAGGGCTTGGCGAATGGAACCGCCGCGCAGGGATGTCACGAGTCCGCGTTCGAGCAAGTTCGGAATCGAGATCACCCCGGTGTCTTCGTTCCTTTCCGTGTCCGGTAGCACCGCCAAGAGCCCCCGGTCGCCCAGCGGAGTAACGGACATGTCCTGGGTTGACGGTGAGCCGAGGTCGAGCGCGATATCCGCAGAACCGTCCCGGATCAGGTCCGCGCCGTCGATTCCCGCCGCAACCGACCGCATCTCGAGCCAGATCCGGGGATGCCGTCGTCGGAACGCCCCGAAGAGATACGTCAGTGGGTCTACGGCGAGCGTGGACGGACACGCCACCCGCAAGGTGCCTGCCTCATTGCGAGTTACCCGCATCAACATCGAGCGACTGTGCGCGAGTTCGTGCACTACTCGGCGCGCAGTGTTCATGAATTCGCGTCCCGCCGGGGTCAGCGCGGTGTGCCGGGCGGACCGCCGAAACAATTCGACACCCAGGTCACGTTCCAACGCCGAGATCGACTGTGACAGCCCGGGCTGGGTCAGACCGAGGTGGATGGCGGCGCCCGAGATGGATCCGGCGTCCACAATCGCCAGGAAGTGCTCCAGGTGGCGTTCCTGCATCCGGTAAACATAAGAGTTCCGTATGGAGTTTTGCAAGGACAGCCTCTAGAACACGAAGCTGCGGTCGGGCCATGCTGTGACCAGCGTCTCGTCGACTGGAGGAACTTGTGAATCTCGCTCTGCACACCACAATCTGTGACCGTTTCCGCGCCGAAGTGCCCATCTTCGGGTTCGCGCACTCGCTCGAAGTCGTGGCCGCGGTCACGGAGGCAGGCGGAATCGGGATCTGGGGCGCCACCCGTAACACCCCGGAGGAGATAATCGACGGTCTCGCTTGGCTGCGGGATCGGCTGGGCGACGCCCCCTTCGGGATCGATCTCGTCCTTCCCTCGGGCATGCCCGAGCGGGACGACCGGGCGGCGTTGGAGGCGCAGATCCCGAACCACCACACATCGTTCGTCGCTTCTCTGCGAGCCAAGTACGGCGTTCCGGACGACGGTCTGCCCGGCACGCGGTCCCGCTTCGTACGTTCCCAGCAGATGGCAGACAGGCAGTTGCGGGCGGTTCTCGATTCGGAGGTGCCCATTCTGGCTATGGGCGTCGGAAGTCCCGCAGCGGCGGTGCAGGGCGCGAAGGACCGTGGAAAATGCGTCGTCGCCCTTGTCGGCGCCCCGAAGCACGCACGAAGCGCTGTGGAGTCGGGGGCAGACATCCTGGTGGCGCAGGGCTATGACGCGGGCGCACATACCGGCGAGATCGGCACCTTCAGCCTCGCGCCCCAGATCATCGCCCAGGCGGGCGACGTGCCGGTGGTCGTGGCAGGCGGTGTCGGCTGTGGGTCGCAAGTGGCGGCCGCTCTCGCTCTCGGAGCCGTGGGAGTCTGGTTGGGGACGGCGTGGCTGTTCACGAAAGAACATGCCACGCATCCCGTCGTGCTCGACAAACTCATCCGGGCCTCGTCGAGCGATACGACCCGGTTGCGCGCGGACAGCGGGAAAACGCTGCGTCAGATCAAGACGGCATGGAGTGACGAGTGGGAACGCCCGACCGCGCCGACTCCACTGAAGATGCCGTATCAGGACATCCTCGTCGGAGACTTCCTGGGGGCCGTGGAACGACACGAGATCGAACCGCTGCTCAAGTCCGAGGCCGGTCAGAGCGTCGGATTCTTCAACGAGTTGACCACGGTCGCGGACGTGATCGCTCGCCTGACCGGGGAAGCCGATGACGCACTCGCCGCATTGACCCGTCGTTCGTCGGTTCAGGTCTGAGAAGGAGACGCCGGACATGAGCACAGCGGAGACCAAGGCTGCGGTAGTCGGGGCCGCAGGGAGCGGATCCGGGGCCGGTGCCCGCCGGGTGGCGCGCACCGCCTGGGGCATCACGTTCATGGTGATGCTGTTCCAGATGATCAATTACGCAGACAAAGCCGTATTGGGCATCGTCGCGCGGCCCCTGTCAGAGGATCTCGGCCTCTCACACGCCGATATCGGACTTCTCGGCAGCGCCTTCTTCATCCTGTTCTCGGTGACGGGACTGATCGGGGGCTTCGTCGCCGACCGCATCAAGATCGTGTGGATGCTGCTGGGCATGGTGGTGTTGTGGTCGGTGCTGCAGGTTCCGATCGTGTTGATGGGCACCTTCGGGGCGCTGTTGGTCTGCCGCATTCTGCTCGGCGCCGCCGAGGGTCCGGCGGCCTCACTCAACAACGTCGCGGTCTTCGGATGGTTCCCGAAGGACAAGCGCGCACTGCCTGCTGCGATCGTCACCACCGGTGGCTCGCTGGCGAAGGTCATGCTGGCCCCTGCCCTGGCGATCGTCGTCGCGGCATGCGGGTGGAAGGCAGCCTTTCTCGCTCTGGGTGCGCTAGGTCTGGCGTGGTCGGTGGTGTGGCTGGTCGTCGGCAAGGACGGGCCGTATTCGGTCAGCCGGGCCCGCGAGCGCGCGCAGGCGTCGAGTGGGACCGGTAAGGTCGCGCGGGTCGCATTCTGGCGCATCGCTATTCGACCGACGTTCTGGGGCGGTTCGCTCGGTATGCTCGCCATTTATGGCTTCGTGGCGGTGGTTCTCACCTGGTTGCCCTCGTACTTCGAGCAGGGTCTGGGATTCAGCCGACTGAACTCCGGGTTCCTGTTCGCACTCCCCAGTATCACCGGAGTCGGTGCTCTGCTCTTTTCCTCCATTGTCTCGGACCGGCTGATCCGCCGCGGTCGCTCGGTTCGGGCCGCCCGCGGGGGCGTCGCAGTCGTCGCGTTCGTACTCTGCGGTGTCATGCTGTTGGTCCTGCCCTACGTGACCAATAGCTGGACCGCGGTGTTTCTCGTGGTCACCGCCTACGGTGTCGGTCTGGCCACCTTCCCGCTGATGCAGATCGCCGTCAGCCACATCTGCCCGGAGCGACAGGTGGCCTCGACCGTCGGCGTGTCCGTAGCCATCTACCAGGCATCGGGATTGCTCGCTCCGTGGCTGGCCGGCCGCATCATCGACGCCGCTCCCACCCTCGCCGAGGGGTACGCGACCGCATTCCAGACAGTCGGAATCACCGCGATCGTCGGTGCCGTGCTCATCGCACTGACCGTCGACCCCGAGCGGGACCGGGCTCGGATCGCCGCCCTCGACGCACTGACCCATGCAGACGGATCCGTCGACGACGAGGTGCTTCTGTCCGGTGGGGAACGGTAGTCGATGTCGGGGCCGCCGGAACGTGAGTCAACTGATCGGCCGAACCTATTGCTGCCATCGCAAATGGGACCTTCCACCGTGAGCATCCGCGCACAACGATCGGGGGAGCGGATTCCACGAGGGACCGCGGCAGTCCGTAGTGAGGAGAAACGCAGCATGGAGATCCGCCCGACGCGGCCCGCGACCCAGGGAGGGCACCCCCTCCAGGGCATCAAGGTGATCGACTTCGGTCAGTACATCGCCGCACCGGCTGCGACGGCCGTGCTCGCCGAACTGGGCGCCGAGGTCGTCAAGGTCGAACCGCTGCAGGGCGACCAGGCCCGCCGGGTCGGGGCGTTCGGGGACGCGATGATCCGCGCGTACAACCGAGGCAAGAGGTCGCTCGCCATCGACCTGCGCGACGCACGCGGACGGACACTTGCTCTGCAGTTGGTGGCCGATGCGGATGTGGTGGTGCAGAACATGAGACCCGGTGCTATGGAGCGGCTGGGTCTGGGGCCGGAGGCCGTGCGAGAGGTGAACCCGCGGGCGATCTACGCGTCGGTCACCGGGTTCGGCATGCACGGTCCGTCCCGTAATCGGGCGGGACTCGACATCGCGGCACAGGCGGAAGGCGGGATCATGTCGGTGACCGGCGAAGCGGACGGCGATCCCCTTCGGGTGGGGCTTCCGGTCGTGGATGCCTCGACGGCAAGCTCGCTCGCTCAGGCCATCCTGGCCGCACTGTTTCGTCGAGAACGCACCGGGGAAGGCGCCGAGATCGAAATCTCGCTGCTGGAGGTGGCGATTCATCTTCAGGCAGCCAACTGGGAGGAATACCTCGGCACCGGTCGCGAACCGATGCGGATGGGCAACGGGCAGCCGACGGTGGCGCCCGCGGCCGATGTGATCCGGACGGTCGACGGGCACATCGTGCTGTCCGCGTACACGGATGAGCACTGGAGCACCCTCTGCCGCCTCATCGATCGCACCGATCTGCTCACCGATCCACGCTTCGACTCGAATCCGTCTCGGGTCCGAAATCGTTCGACGCTGTTGCAGATTCTCTCCGACGCGCTGTCCGCCATGAGCACCGAGAGTTGTGTGAAGTGGCTGTCGGACAACGGCATCGTCGTGGGTGCGGTTCGCGGGTACGCGCAGGTTCTCGAATCCGGCGACGTGCACGCGAGTGGCATCTTCCGCACGGACGGCACCGGGAAATACGTCGGACTGCCGTACAGCATCGGCGGGTTGCCGCGTTCGGTCTCGGATCCCGCGCCCGAATTGGGCGAGCATTCCGGTGCCGTGCTGAGGGACGCCGGCGTGGATAGTGCCGAGATCGATGCGCTGATCGAGGCCGGGATCGTCGCACAACCGGATGCCGTCCGGGAAGCCACAGTCTGACGGGTCGGTCCGCGGCCCCTTGCGACGGGCCGTCCGAGTACCCATAGCCCCATCCGATCGCACCGTTCGTATTCGCGTCTTTGTGCGCGACGCCGCGCGCTGATTGATTTGAGTGTGAATTGAACCGAGGCGCGAAGGAGCCACAAATGCGGGATGCAGTCATCGTCGATGCGGTACGAACTCCGGTCGGCCGACGCAACGGATCCTTGGCGGACATTCATCCGGCGGACCTGTCGGCGCACGTGCTGAAGGCGCTGGCCGAGCGGACCGGCATCGATCCGGCAGTGGTCGACGACGTCGTGTGGGGCTGTGTGGGACAGGTCGGGGATCAGGCGAACAACATCGGCCGAAGCGGGGTGCTGGCCGCGGGCTGGCCCACGTCCGTGCCGGCGACGACCGTGGATCGGCAATGCGGTTCGAGTCAGCAGGCGTTGCACTTCGCGGCCGCCGGGGTCATTGCCGGTCAGTACGACGTGGCGGTCGCAGGCGGTGTGGAGTCGATGTCGCGCGTACCGATGGGATCGAGTCGCCAATCCGGGCAACCGTTCGGCCGCACCGTGCTGGACCGGTTCGGTGTCGAGACGTTCAATCAGGGCGTCGGGGCGGAGATGATCGCCGAGAAGTGGGCCTTCTCCCGCCGCCAACTCGACGAATTTGCCGTTGGCTCCCACGAGAAGGCCGCCGCCGCCGTCGATTCGGGCGCGTTGACAGCCCAGATTGCGTCGCTGCCCGGTGTGCTGGACACGGACGAGGGAATTCGGCGCGGGACCACCGTCGACACATTGGCCGGGCTGAAGACGTCCTTCAAGGAGGACGGCGTCATTCACGCCGGAAACGCCTCGCAGATCTCCGACGGCTCCGGCGCGCTGCTGGTGACCACGAGTGAGAAGGCCCGCCAACTCGGTCTGACCCCGATCGCCCGAATCCACACCGCAGTGATGGCCGGCGACGATCCGGTGATCATGCTGACCGGGCCCATCCCGGCGACCGCGAAGGCGCTCGAACGATCCGGCCTGTCCATCTCCGACATCGGCGCGTTCGAGGTCAACGAGGCGTTCGCTTCGGTTCCACTGGCCTGGCTCGCGGAGACGGGAGCCGATCCGGCTCTCGTGAATCCCCTGGGCGGCGCGATCGCGGTCGGCCATCCGCTCGGCGGTTCCGGCGCGGTGCTCATGACACGGCTCGTGCACCACATGCGGGACAACGGCATTCGATACGGCCTGCAGACGATGTGCGAGGGCGGCGGCATGGCCAACGCCACGATCCTCGAACTGCTCTGAACGACCACTGAACAGAAGGATATTTCGACATGAAGCGAACAGTGTTCAACGAGGACCACGAGACCTTCCGCAAGGTCGTCCATGAGTTCCTGGCCCGGGACGTCGAACCCCACTACGAGGCGTGGGCCGAGGCGGGTGTCGTGGACAAGACGGTGTTCCACAAAGCCGGCGAGATCGGCATCACCGGCCTGCAGATCCCCGAAGAGTACGGCGGCGGGGGCATCGAAAGTTTCAAGTTCAACGCGGTTGTCACCGAGGAACTCGTTCGCTCCGGCGCGAGCCTCGGTGGGCTGATGCTGCACACGAACGTGCTGCTCCCATACTTCCTGGAGTACGCGACCGAGGAACAGCGCAAGCGGTGGTTCCCGGGAATTGTGTCCGGTCACATCGTCGGGTCCATCGCGATGACCGAACCGGGTACCGGTTCGGATCTGGCGGGCATGGCGACCACGGCGGTGCGTGACGGCGACGCCTACGTTCTGAACGGCGCCAAGACCTTCATCACCGGTGGGATCAACTGCGACCTCGTCGTGGTGGTCGCGCGCACCGGCAAGGGTGAGGACCGTCGGGACGGGCTGTCCCTGTTGGTCGTCGAGGACGGAATGCCGGGCTTCGACCGCGGCCGCAACCTGAAGAAGCTCGGGCTGAAAGCGCAGGACACAGCGGAGTTGTCCTTCACCGACGTTCGGGTTCCGGTGACGAACCTGCTCGGTGAGGAGGGCAAGGCCTTCGGCTACCTGGGGTTCAACCTCCCGCAGGAACGGCTGGCCACCGCGATCAACGCACAGGCCAGCGCCGAGGCGGCACTGGCCATGACCGTCGACTACGTCAAGGAACGAAAAGCCTTCGGCACGACGATCAGCAGCTTCCAGAACACCAAGTTCGAATTGGCTTCGTGCGCAATCGAAATCGAAGCCGGACGAACGATGGTGGACCGCGCGCTCGAAGAACTCGACGAGGGCACGCTCACGGCCGCGGACGCGGCGAAGGTCAAGGTGTACACCACCGAATTGCAGGCCCGGGTGATCGACCGGTGCCTGCAGCTGCACGGCGGCTACGGGTTCATGATGGAGTATCCGATCGCTCGAATGTACGCGGACGCCCGCGTCACCCGGATCTTCGCGGGCACCACCGAGGTGTGCAAGTCGATCGTCAGCAAGTCGCTGGGTCTGTAGGAGGGCTGATGCTGAAGACACGATTTACCGAGCTGTTCGGGGTCACGCACCCTGTCGTGCAGGGCGGAATGCAGTGGGTGGGACGGGCCGAGCTCGTGGCCGCGGTGGCGAATTCGGGTGCGCTCGGATTCATCACCGCGTTGACCCAACCGAGCCCGGACGCGCTGGCGGTGGAGATCGCGCGTTGCCGTGAAATGACGGACAAACCGTTCGGCGTCAACCTCACCACCCTGCCCTCGATCAGCCCGCCGCCGTATGCCGAGTATCGCGATGCGATCATCGAGTCGGGTGTGAAGATCGTCGAGACGGCCGGGAACAACCCGGAGCCGCACATGCCGGCCTTCCGCGCGGCAGGCGTGAAGGTGCTGCACAAGTGCACGAGCGTCCGGCACGCGTTGAAAGCGGAGGCGGTGGGCGTCGACGCGCTGAGCATCGACGGCTTCGAATGCGCCGGACACCCCGGTGAGGACGACGTTCCGGGACTCATCCTGATCCCCGCCGCGGCGCGGGCACTGAAGATTCCCTTCATCGCGTCGGGCGGATTCGCGGACGGACGCGGGCTGGCCGCAGCGTTGGCACTGGGCGCCGAGGGCGTCAATATGGGCACCCGGTTCATGTGCACGGCCGAGTCGCCGATCCACGAGACGGTCAAACAACAGATCGTCGACGCGTCCGAACTCGACACCGAGCTGATCTTCCGGCAACTGCGCAACACGTCGCGCGTCGCCAGCAATACGGTCAGCCGTGAGGTGGTCAGCGTGCTCTCCGCGGGAGGAGCGTTCGACGATGTTCGTGACCTGGTCGCCGGTGCGCGCGGCAGGAAGGTGTACGAACTCGGCGACCCCGAGGCCGGCATCTGGGCGGCGGGCATGTCGCAGGGCCTCATTCACGACGTCCCCACGGTTGCCGAACTCGTCGACCGGATCGTCGCGGAGGCCGCCGACCTGATCCAGGGCCGCCTTGCCGGTCTGTGTGCGGGGAGTGACGCCGTCCTCGTCGGCTCCTGATCGAGGACCGCTTCGTGCGACGGCGCCGGGAGGAGCCAGGCCCCTCCCGGCGCCGGTTACCGATTCTGAAAGGAACGCGATGAGCGCATCATCTCAACCCGAGGGCACAGACGTCGTGCGCGTCCGCCGCCACGGGAGTGGCCGTATAGAAATCGAATTGAACCGTCCCGGCCGCAAGAACGCCCTGACGATCCCGATGGTGACCCAACTCGCGAACGCTCTCGGTGACGCCCAGGACGACGACGCCGTGACTGCGGTGCTGCTGCACGGCGCAGGCGGATGCTTCAGCTCCGGACTGGATCTCGCCGAGGTCCGCCCGGGTGAGCCTGCGATCTCGGCGGCGATTGCCGAACTGCATGCGCGTCTGGCGGCACTCGAGAAGCCCTTGGTCGGGGCGCTGGAACGAGCCGCGGTCAACGGCGCTGCGGCGATCGCGCTGGCGTGTGACCTGCTGGTGGTGGGCGAGAAGTCATTCCTCCTGGTCGGCGAGGCGGAGATGGGTGTCGCGGCTCCGAACAACCTGCGATGGTTGCTCGCGAAATATGGCGTGAATCAGGCCCTGCAACTCACGTTGGCGTGTGAACGTCAATACGGCCCGGACCTCCTGCGCCGCGGAATCGCGTACGCGATGGAGCCGGACGAGCACGTCCTTTCCAGGGCGACGGAACTCGCCGAGAAGATGGCGGCCTACCCCGACGGCGGTGGAACCGCCATGAAGCACGCGATTCTGGCGCACGACACCCAGCACGCCTGAGGTCGGGCACCAGCGCACTCCAACACACAGCCGGCCCCGTGCCGCACGACACGAAGGTACACATGACCATTCGGACCGAAACCGTATCCGAGGGCGTCCGCCTGCTGACGATGGACCGCCCGCACCGCCGCAATGCTCTCGATTCCACCGACTATCAGGCTCTCGCGGCGGCAATCGAAGACGCAGACAGCGATCCCGATGTGCGCGCAGTGGTCGTCACCGGCGCCGGCGGTGTCTTCACCAGCGGGAACGACATCGAGAACTTCCAGGAGTCGCGGACCGAGGGCGGCGCCGCAGGGATGGTTCTCCTCCGTGCACTGGTGTGTGCGCGCAAGCCGATCATCGCCGCGGTCGAGGGATTCGCGATCGGCATCGGAACGACGATGCTGCTGCACTGCGATTTCGCCTTCGCCGGCAAGGCCACCCGATTCCGGCTCCCCTTCGTTCCGTTGGGGCTGTGTCCCGAGGGCGGGTCGAGTTACCTGCTTCCACAGGTCGCGGGTCTGAAGCGGGCCACCGAGTTGCTGATGCTGGGCGATCAGTTCGATGCCGATGACGCGGCGGAAGCCGGTGTGATCAACCGTGTCGTCCCCGATGGCGACGCCCTCGAGGTCGCGCTCGAGCGGGCTGCCGGACTCGCCGCGGCGCCCGCCGAATCCGTGGAACTGACGAAGATGCTGCTGCGGCGGCCGATCCGAGATGCGGTGCTCGAGACGCTGGACGTCGAGGCCGTACACTTCGGGAGGCGGCGGCAATCCGAGGAAGCGCAAGCGGCTTTCGCCGGATTCATGCGAAGGTGAATGCCGGTGAGGGTGGTCCGCATCGACGAAAGGTGGCCCGCACATGAACGGTGCGCAGTCCGTGATCCGCACGCTCGTCGACTCGGGGGTGGAGGTGTGTTTCGGTAACCCGGGAACATCCGAGATGCATTTCGTGGCCGCACTCGATTCGGTACCCGCGATGCGGGGCATCCTGGGGCTTTTCGAAGGCGCCGTGACCGGTGCGGCGGACGGTTATGCGCGAATCGCGGGTAAGCCCGCAGCGACGCTGCTGCACCTCGGGCCGGGGATGGCCAACGGGTTGGCGAACCTGCACAACGCACGTCGCGCACACACGCCGATCGTGAACGTCGTCGGTGACCATGCCACGTACCATCATCGGCTCGACGCTCCCCTCGAATCGGACATCGATGCACTCGCGGGCTGGCTCGAGGGGTGGTCGCGCCGGGCGGTCGACACGGAATCGGCGGGCAAGGATGCGGCAGA includes these proteins:
- a CDS encoding acyl-CoA dehydrogenase family protein, which gives rise to MKRTVFNEDHETFRKVVHEFLARDVEPHYEAWAEAGVVDKTVFHKAGEIGITGLQIPEEYGGGGIESFKFNAVVTEELVRSGASLGGLMLHTNVLLPYFLEYATEEQRKRWFPGIVSGHIVGSIAMTEPGTGSDLAGMATTAVRDGDAYVLNGAKTFITGGINCDLVVVVARTGKGEDRRDGLSLLVVEDGMPGFDRGRNLKKLGLKAQDTAELSFTDVRVPVTNLLGEEGKAFGYLGFNLPQERLATAINAQASAEAALAMTVDYVKERKAFGTTISSFQNTKFELASCAIEIEAGRTMVDRALEELDEGTLTAADAAKVKVYTTELQARVIDRCLQLHGGYGFMMEYPIARMYADARVTRIFAGTTEVCKSIVSKSLGL
- a CDS encoding LysR family transcriptional regulator yields the protein MDSAASHTRLFEVFLEVLDSGGVGAAATRLGLSPSAVSQALRRLEESLGVELYQRHSRPLRLTETGETMEPVIRAALNSVALVHATAADLRGVLAGELTIAALPTLAVEPLAGLVAEFRTAHPGVVVTVDQPRTRSIRGVADSVREGRVDIGITELPSSFGGLASLHLEEQTFFAVFPPDAEVHTSTVRIEDLLEYGLIVGPYWEESTVYRQLRKLDQRIDDAITVRTEHRETFIYLAAQGLGAAIVLPDRARIAAQLGCRIAQFGPPIVRQAVVISQSNRLSPSVRAFLRICRRHAAHSH
- a CDS encoding enoyl-CoA hydratase/isomerase family protein, with product MSASSQPEGTDVVRVRRHGSGRIEIELNRPGRKNALTIPMVTQLANALGDAQDDDAVTAVLLHGAGGCFSSGLDLAEVRPGEPAISAAIAELHARLAALEKPLVGALERAAVNGAAAIALACDLLVVGEKSFLLVGEAEMGVAAPNNLRWLLAKYGVNQALQLTLACERQYGPDLLRRGIAYAMEPDEHVLSRATELAEKMAAYPDGGGTAMKHAILAHDTQHA
- a CDS encoding NAD(P)H-dependent flavin oxidoreductase translates to MLKTRFTELFGVTHPVVQGGMQWVGRAELVAAVANSGALGFITALTQPSPDALAVEIARCREMTDKPFGVNLTTLPSISPPPYAEYRDAIIESGVKIVETAGNNPEPHMPAFRAAGVKVLHKCTSVRHALKAEAVGVDALSIDGFECAGHPGEDDVPGLILIPAAARALKIPFIASGGFADGRGLAAALALGAEGVNMGTRFMCTAESPIHETVKQQIVDASELDTELIFRQLRNTSRVASNTVSREVVSVLSAGGAFDDVRDLVAGARGRKVYELGDPEAGIWAAGMSQGLIHDVPTVAELVDRIVAEAADLIQGRLAGLCAGSDAVLVGS
- a CDS encoding CaiB/BaiF CoA transferase family protein, with translation MEIRPTRPATQGGHPLQGIKVIDFGQYIAAPAATAVLAELGAEVVKVEPLQGDQARRVGAFGDAMIRAYNRGKRSLAIDLRDARGRTLALQLVADADVVVQNMRPGAMERLGLGPEAVREVNPRAIYASVTGFGMHGPSRNRAGLDIAAQAEGGIMSVTGEADGDPLRVGLPVVDASTASSLAQAILAALFRRERTGEGAEIEISLLEVAIHLQAANWEEYLGTGREPMRMGNGQPTVAPAADVIRTVDGHIVLSAYTDEHWSTLCRLIDRTDLLTDPRFDSNPSRVRNRSTLLQILSDALSAMSTESCVKWLSDNGIVVGAVRGYAQVLESGDVHASGIFRTDGTGKYVGLPYSIGGLPRSVSDPAPELGEHSGAVLRDAGVDSAEIDALIEAGIVAQPDAVREATV
- a CDS encoding NAD(P)H-dependent flavin oxidoreductase, translated to MNLALHTTICDRFRAEVPIFGFAHSLEVVAAVTEAGGIGIWGATRNTPEEIIDGLAWLRDRLGDAPFGIDLVLPSGMPERDDRAALEAQIPNHHTSFVASLRAKYGVPDDGLPGTRSRFVRSQQMADRQLRAVLDSEVPILAMGVGSPAAAVQGAKDRGKCVVALVGAPKHARSAVESGADILVAQGYDAGAHTGEIGTFSLAPQIIAQAGDVPVVVAGGVGCGSQVAAALALGAVGVWLGTAWLFTKEHATHPVVLDKLIRASSSDTTRLRADSGKTLRQIKTAWSDEWERPTAPTPLKMPYQDILVGDFLGAVERHEIEPLLKSEAGQSVGFFNELTTVADVIARLTGEADDALAALTRRSSVQV
- a CDS encoding MFS transporter; amino-acid sequence: MSTAETKAAVVGAAGSGSGAGARRVARTAWGITFMVMLFQMINYADKAVLGIVARPLSEDLGLSHADIGLLGSAFFILFSVTGLIGGFVADRIKIVWMLLGMVVLWSVLQVPIVLMGTFGALLVCRILLGAAEGPAASLNNVAVFGWFPKDKRALPAAIVTTGGSLAKVMLAPALAIVVAACGWKAAFLALGALGLAWSVVWLVVGKDGPYSVSRARERAQASSGTGKVARVAFWRIAIRPTFWGGSLGMLAIYGFVAVVLTWLPSYFEQGLGFSRLNSGFLFALPSITGVGALLFSSIVSDRLIRRGRSVRAARGGVAVVAFVLCGVMLLVLPYVTNSWTAVFLVVTAYGVGLATFPLMQIAVSHICPERQVASTVGVSVAIYQASGLLAPWLAGRIIDAAPTLAEGYATAFQTVGITAIVGAVLIALTVDPERDRARIAALDALTHADGSVDDEVLLSGGER
- a CDS encoding thiolase family protein, which encodes MRDAVIVDAVRTPVGRRNGSLADIHPADLSAHVLKALAERTGIDPAVVDDVVWGCVGQVGDQANNIGRSGVLAAGWPTSVPATTVDRQCGSSQQALHFAAAGVIAGQYDVAVAGGVESMSRVPMGSSRQSGQPFGRTVLDRFGVETFNQGVGAEMIAEKWAFSRRQLDEFAVGSHEKAAAAVDSGALTAQIASLPGVLDTDEGIRRGTTVDTLAGLKTSFKEDGVIHAGNASQISDGSGALLVTTSEKARQLGLTPIARIHTAVMAGDDPVIMLTGPIPATAKALERSGLSISDIGAFEVNEAFASVPLAWLAETGADPALVNPLGGAIAVGHPLGGSGAVLMTRLVHHMRDNGIRYGLQTMCEGGGMANATILELL
- a CDS encoding LysR family transcriptional regulator; protein product: MQERHLEHFLAIVDAGSISGAAIHLGLTQPGLSQSISALERDLGVELFRRSARHTALTPAGREFMNTARRVVHELAHSRSMLMRVTRNEAGTLRVACPSTLAVDPLTYLFGAFRRRHPRIWLEMRSVAAGIDGADLIRDGSADIALDLGSPSTQDMSVTPLGDRGLLAVLPDTERNEDTGVISIPNLLERGLVTSLRGGSIRQALETISGADIVARSIAVETEHEESVLPLVLGGAGAAVLPDRQALLARDTLGLRVVRLDPPITQPLVLLRPPDAEYASALAFVEIARDAMTERTATGFGHG
- a CDS encoding enoyl-CoA hydratase-related protein, coding for MTIRTETVSEGVRLLTMDRPHRRNALDSTDYQALAAAIEDADSDPDVRAVVVTGAGGVFTSGNDIENFQESRTEGGAAGMVLLRALVCARKPIIAAVEGFAIGIGTTMLLHCDFAFAGKATRFRLPFVPLGLCPEGGSSYLLPQVAGLKRATELLMLGDQFDADDAAEAGVINRVVPDGDALEVALERAAGLAAAPAESVELTKMLLRRPIRDAVLETLDVEAVHFGRRRQSEEAQAAFAGFMRR